The window TTCAAAGTCAGCCAGGGGCCAGTTGTACCCAACCATTTCCGCGTTTGGAAGCATGCAAAGCAATTTCGCCAATTCAAACCTGAAGATAACCGATGCCAAGTTCCTGGGTTACAATCCCCCCAATGCCATAGCGCAGGCGGTGAATATCAATGGTGCCTTTATCCCGGTGCAAAATCCCAATATCCAGTTCACCCAGGAAAAGAAATCATTCGGGGAAATGTGGAGTGGTTGGGGGACCCAGCTGGATGAGAACTTCCGCCAAAGTGTTGGGATAGTCCTGAGTGTACCCATCTTCAATGGCTACCAGGCGAAGACCAATTACGAACGCTCCAAGTGGAATGTGAAGAACCAGCAACTGGTTATTGAGCAGGCCAACCAAAAACTGAAGCAGGATATCTATACAGCTTACAATAATGCGGTGGCTGCCCTTCAGAAATACAACGCCAGCAGGACCAGCTTCAATGCGGCCCAGAAGGCCTATGATTTTGCCACCAAAAGGTATGGCCTGGGACTTTTGTCCACCCTTGAGCTGATCACCAGTCAAACCAACCTGACCAGGTCAAGGATCGATATGGCCAATGCCCAATATGATTATGTTTTCCGGATGAAAGTATTGGAGTTCTATAAAGGACAAGGAATTAAACTATAACCTCTAAACTGCTCTAAATCCCGCTCTTGTTATGAATAAGAAGTTAATATATGTGCTGATCGGTGTTGCTGTATTGGTAGGTACACTTTTCCTGCTGAAGAAGAAAGGAATCATTGGCAAGGAAGAAGGCACCAAGGTGACCACTGAGAAAGTTACCCGCAAGACCATCATTGAAACAGTGAATGCCAGCGGTAAGGTTTACCCGGAGGTTGAAGTAAAAGTGAGTTCTGATATTTCCGGTGAGATCATTGAACTGATGGTGGATGAAGGGGATAGCGTTAGCAAAGGCCAGGTGCTGGCTCGCATATTTGCCGATATCTATGTTACCCAGCGCGACCAGGTTGCGGCACAAGTGAAGCAACAAGAGGCAACCGTTCAGAATAGCCAGGCTCAGCTGGATGCATTGAAGTCAGCATTGAACCAAACGGAGGCCCAATACAACCGTCAGAAAAAACTGATGGAGGAGAAAGTGATCTCCAGGGCCGAGTTTGAACAGGCGGAGAATGCCTACAATACTGCCAAGGCGAATTACAATGCTGCCCTGCAGGGTATTCGTGGTGGACAGGCTGCAGTGGAAAGCGCCATGGCCAACCTGGCCAGGGCCAATAAGGACCTTGGTCGTACGACCATAGTTGCTCCCATGAGTGGTGTGGTATCCCTTATGGCTGTGAAAAAAGGGGAGCGCGTGGTAGGAACGGCACAGATGGCCGGTACGGAAATGATGCGCATCGCTGATATGTCCAAGATCGAAGTGAGGGTTGATGTGGGTGAGAATGATATCCCCAAAGTACATCTTGGTGATTCTGCTCTGGTGGAAGTTGATGCCTATACCAACAGGAAATTCAAAGGTATTGTTACCAAGATTGCCAGCAGCAGCAATGCTTCCGGTACTGCTACCTCAGTTGCGGCCTCAACGGATGTTACGAACTATAAGGTGTATATCCGGCTCCTGCCCGAATCTTACGCAGACCTGCTGGATCCGGCCAAGCCAAAGGATTTTCCTTTCCGTCCCGGTATGACCGCCAGTGCGGATATCCAGACCAAGCGCCATGAGAATGTGTTGGCAACGGCCATCAATTCCGTGACCACAAGGGAGAAGGATTCAGATGTTTCTGTCAGCAAAACCAAGACCTCCATCAAGTCAAATGAAGAGGAAAATAACGAAGAGGAAGAGCGCCGTTCCATCAGCGATGAATTGGATGAAGTAGTGTTTGTGGTGAAGCGCCCTGAGATGACACTGGAAAGGGTGAAAGTGAGGACGGATATCCAGGATATCAATTACATCGAGATCCTGTCTGGTTTGAAGGAAGGCGATGAAGTGGTGACCGGGCCTTATTCACTGATCAGTAAGACCCTGAAGAAAGGTGATAAGGTTAAGGTGGTGAAGAAGGAAGAATTATTTGAAACAAAGAAAAAATAAGTAGTCCCATTGGTTTGCGGTTTATGCCAAAGGGCTTGATCGCTGCAGGAGGGTGAACGGTATTTGTAACTGGAAAGCTGTGCTTTTGCCCTTGTAGGTGCTATCTACAAGGTTAAAGCACAGCTTTCACTATTTATACATGTTGGCGGAAGCTTGATGGCTGTCTACTCCAGACTAACGACTATTCCTTAGTTTTGTGAAAATATTCCGCATGCGGTTAGGGATCATCGGGAGTGGCAGCTGGGCCACTGCGCTTGCCAAGATTG is drawn from Flavihumibacter rivuli and contains these coding sequences:
- a CDS encoding efflux RND transporter periplasmic adaptor subunit — encoded protein: MNKKLIYVLIGVAVLVGTLFLLKKKGIIGKEEGTKVTTEKVTRKTIIETVNASGKVYPEVEVKVSSDISGEIIELMVDEGDSVSKGQVLARIFADIYVTQRDQVAAQVKQQEATVQNSQAQLDALKSALNQTEAQYNRQKKLMEEKVISRAEFEQAENAYNTAKANYNAALQGIRGGQAAVESAMANLARANKDLGRTTIVAPMSGVVSLMAVKKGERVVGTAQMAGTEMMRIADMSKIEVRVDVGENDIPKVHLGDSALVEVDAYTNRKFKGIVTKIASSSNASGTATSVAASTDVTNYKVYIRLLPESYADLLDPAKPKDFPFRPGMTASADIQTKRHENVLATAINSVTTREKDSDVSVSKTKTSIKSNEEENNEEEERRSISDELDEVVFVVKRPEMTLERVKVRTDIQDINYIEILSGLKEGDEVVTGPYSLISKTLKKGDKVKVVKKEELFETKKK